Proteins encoded together in one Amblyomma americanum isolate KBUSLIRL-KWMA chromosome 1, ASM5285725v1, whole genome shotgun sequence window:
- the LOC144115539 gene encoding uncharacterized protein LOC144115539: MRRAREWVLQIKFESVECSLVAYNVPKEHWAQLVFPVLAERVAYLSTRFTAEQHRDYDELKAVVLDVLKLSAAEYQRRFSGATKRREETWKAFVTRVQSYLNFYLKSRCVSSFDGLLKLLVADQLKAGLSEEAHKYVKLREGEKWLNVDEIAALLQTYEEAAGKGSAQRKADSFKGFGTPPKPRTEAPPTRKHGAERGDRICPFDRENPADRRENLPRDDRLTARVSTHALQSTRPALRDIKICSREAVIGAIVDTGADITVVRESLVPEEFVSPHGTIDLVSAFGEKVEAKLAVVPLALCRGAPLIENVDDATPVLCTLTDKLTQADCLISADAWEQLHDSGKTDSESLVQAVGTLSPPAEDRPDRSGPDVGTEPVLAFADETLPQQTVDSNEVEPSQAGGTAELSGAQKFRAEQHEDETLRQAWQNAKQGKAGMSIVDGVLYHKDQVLGQGVQQLVLPRLRREAALSLAHESYWGGQLGFRKTKARLKYSFYWPGMESDIRKHCDSCHSCQVRSDHRRTDRVPITPLTRPKFPFQKVNADIIGPIEPSSGRGHRYALCIIDLYTRWPEVVCLRSLSARATCDALLSVFSRTGVPEVVCSDCGTNFTAALTKEFLERLGCTPRFSAPNHPESNGAVERWNRVFKTMLSHQLHGLGGMAAPQATRNMLESFMTPEVVLRVGHYNIH, from the exons tttgagtcagtggaatgctcgctcgtggcttacaacgtgccgaaggaacattgggcgcagcttgtgttcccggtgctggctgAGCGGGTAGCCTACTTATCGACACGGTTCACCGCAGAGCAGCACAGGGACTATGACGAGTTGAAGGCGGTGGTCCTAGACGTGTTGAAACTTTCAGCCGCAGAgtatcaaaggcggttttctggggccaccaagcgccgcgaagaaacctggaaggcttttgtcacacgtgtccagagttacttaaatttttatttaaagtcacgatgcgtgtcgtcttttgacggattattgaagctactggttgccgaccagctcaaggcggggctatcagaagaagcacataaatatgtcaagctgcgcgagggtgagaAATGGCTGAATGTGGATGAGATAGCTGCATTGCTACAGACATACGAGGAGGCCGCCGGGAAGGGAAGCGCTCAGAGgaaagccgacagctttaaaGGTTTTGGCACGCCCCCAAAACCGAGAACTGAAGCCCCACCCACGCGgaagcatggagcagagcgaggagacagaata TGCCCATTTGATCGTGAGAACCCAGCTGATAGACGAGAGAATTTACCGCGCGatgataggctaacggcacgcgtgTCCACCCATGCCTTGCAATCCACGCGTCCAGCGCTCAGGGACATTAAAATCTGCTCTAGGGAAGCGGTTATTGGCGctattgtggacaccggtgcagatatcaccgtagtgcgcgaaagccttgtacctgaggagttcgtatccccacatgggacgatcgatctcgtctccgctttcggagagaaggtagaggcaaaactggcagtagttccattggcgctgtgtcgtggcgctcccctgatcgaaaatgtggacgatgcgacaccggtgttgtgtacgctcaccgacaagctcacacaagccgactgtctaatttccgcagacgcatgggaacagctgcacgaCTCGGGCAAGACTGACAGTGAGAGTCTCGTGCAGGCGGTGGGAACTCTGTCGCCGCCGGCTGAAGACAGACCGGATAGATCAGGGCCAGACGTGGGCACCGAGCCCGTCCTGGCGTTCGCAGACGAAACCCTGCCCCAGCAGACAGTTGACAGTAATGAGGTCGAGCCATCACAGGCGGGCGGCACGGCTGAGCTTAGCGGGGCACAGAAGTTTCGCGCGGAGCAGCATGAGGATGAGACTCTGCGTCAGGCCTGGcagaacgccaagcaaggaaaggCGGGCATGTCTATCGTAGACGGAGTTTTGTATCATAAAGACCAGGTGCTAGGCCAAGGAGTACAGCAGTTAGTACTGCCAAGATTACGGCGCGAGGCCGCACTCAGCCTAGCACACGAGTCCTATTGGGGGGGACAGCTGGGCTTTCGCAAGACTAAAGCTCGCCTAAAGTACAGTTTCTACTGGCCGGGCATggagtcggatattcgcaaacactgtgacagctgccatagctgtcaagtgcgttcagaccaccggcgaaccgatagggtaccgataacgcctctcactcgcccgaagtttccctttcagaaagtgaacgcggatatcataggtccgattgagccatcatctggccgaggacatcggtacgcgctttgcataatagatctgtacacgcgttggccagaagtaGTTTGCCTAAGGTCTTTGTCCGCCAGGGCAACCTGCGACGCGCTGCTTTCGGTGTTTAGCCGGACTGGGGTTCCCGAGGTGGTGTGTTCGGACTGTGGCACCAATTTCACAGCCGCACTTACGAAGGAGTTCCTCGAAAGACTCGGCTGTACCCCGCGCTTTTCTGCTCCCAATCATCCGGAGAGCAATGGGGCGGTGGAGAGGTGGAACAGAGTCTTTAAGACCATGCTCTCACAC